From the Clostridium putrefaciens genome, one window contains:
- the minE gene encoding cell division topological specificity factor MinE has product MEFFSKAFLNKPSSKDVAKDRLKLILIHDRGDLSPQLLDMIKSEILEVINKYVEIDSADIEMELTRTSESEGNYPALIANIPIKKLKQR; this is encoded by the coding sequence ATGGAGTTTTTTTCAAAGGCGTTTTTAAATAAACCGTCTTCAAAAGATGTTGCAAAGGATAGGTTAAAACTTATTCTAATTCATGATAGAGGAGATCTTTCACCTCAACTTTTAGATATGATAAAAAGTGAGATTCTAGAAGTTATAAATAAGTATGTAGAGATAGATTCAGCAGATATTGAGATGGAACTTACTAGAACATCAGAATCTGAAGGGAATTATCCTGCATTAATTGCAAATATACCAATAAAGAAATTAAAGCAAAGGTAA
- a CDS encoding M50 family metallopeptidase: MIKISKYFIPYILIMFMVGFHKSFFISLFWVFIHEFSHALMAKLVGVKKVEIKITPIGFSMTGDEFKDISFAKEVAIVIAGPAANIIMSVIFYFIYKNYHFDIFEISMKTNLVLGSFNLLPALPLDGSRLLNLYLQRKYTCKRAHKIKVNTSMITGILIFSCFIFSIFNNTLNISLGLLSFFIINISYKEKGRIVYIIIGDIMKKKIKFLKNRCIENKSLSISYKYTLLETLSLIDKNKYYTFLVLEDDMKVIDIVYEQEIIEGLKGYGNITLDEYIIIRNSNKL; this comes from the coding sequence ATGATAAAAATCAGCAAGTATTTTATTCCATACATATTAATTATGTTTATGGTAGGCTTCCATAAAAGCTTCTTCATTTCCTTGTTTTGGGTATTTATACATGAATTTAGCCATGCATTAATGGCTAAATTAGTAGGAGTTAAAAAGGTAGAGATTAAAATTACACCTATAGGATTTTCTATGACTGGAGATGAATTTAAAGATATTAGTTTTGCGAAAGAGGTAGCTATAGTTATAGCAGGTCCTGCTGCAAATATAATAATGTCTGTTATATTTTATTTTATATATAAAAATTATCATTTTGATATATTTGAAATTTCAATGAAAACTAATTTAGTTCTAGGAAGCTTTAACTTATTGCCAGCTTTACCTCTTGATGGTTCGAGGCTGCTCAATCTATATCTTCAAAGAAAGTATACTTGTAAAAGAGCTCATAAAATTAAAGTTAATACTAGCATGATTACAGGAATTCTAATTTTTAGCTGTTTTATTTTTTCGATATTTAATAATACATTAAATATAAGTCTTGGACTCTTGTCTTTTTTTATAATAAATATATCATATAAAGAAAAAGGGAGAATTGTTTATATTATAATAGGTGATATAATGAAGAAAAAGATTAAATTTTTAAAAAATCGATGTATAGAAAATAAGTCTTTATCTATAAGTTATAAGTACACGCTTTTAGAAACCTTAAGCCTAATTGATAAAAATAAATACTATACGTTTCTAGTTTTAGAGGATGATATGAAAGTTATAGACATAGTTTATGAGCAAGAAATCATAGAGGGACTAAAAGGCTATGGAAATATAACCTTAGATGAGTATATAATTATTAGGAACAGTAATAAATTATAA
- the minC gene encoding septum site-determining protein MinC translates to MNIDNIVIKGNKEGLNAIINMDNFKDFDDMLDCLIEKLSKGKKFYKGCTLKITTDIKLINEKQAKRLKEVLFEEVLIKDCILEEKEEKVNKVFSGVYEGRTKFIRKTVRSGQVIRYSGNIVIIGDVNSGSEVYADGNVIVVGSLKGQVRAGVTGNERAIIVAFNLQPEILQIASVITRAPEDTIKPEYPEVARIRDGSIIVEPYVINKYI, encoded by the coding sequence ATGAACATAGATAACATAGTCATAAAGGGTAATAAAGAGGGGTTAAATGCTATAATAAATATGGATAATTTTAAGGATTTCGATGATATGTTAGATTGCTTAATCGAAAAATTATCCAAGGGAAAAAAGTTTTATAAAGGATGTACACTTAAGATTACAACAGATATAAAACTTATAAATGAAAAACAAGCTAAAAGGCTAAAAGAAGTTCTTTTTGAAGAGGTACTTATAAAAGATTGTATTTTGGAAGAAAAAGAGGAAAAGGTTAATAAGGTTTTTTCAGGAGTATATGAAGGAAGAACTAAGTTTATTAGGAAAACTGTAAGAAGTGGACAAGTTATTAGATACTCAGGAAATATAGTTATAATAGGAGACGTAAATTCTGGATCTGAGGTTTATGCAGATGGAAACGTCATAGTTGTTGGAAGTTTAAAAGGACAAGTAAGAGCAGGAGTAACAGGAAATGAAAGGGCTATAATAGTGGCATTTAACCTTCAACCCGAAATACTTCAGATAGCTAGTGTAATTACAAGGGCGCCAGAAGATACAATTAAACCAGAGTATCCAGAAGTGGCTAGGATAAGAGACGGCTCAATAATAGTAGAACCATACGTTATAAATAAATACATATAA
- a CDS encoding penicillin-binding transpeptidase domain-containing protein — protein MKSKKQMNRYTSLTMVMIIIFSGLLSRLAYLQIIKYEDNKEQANNQSVRLLSESAPRGHILSNDGTKLATSVQSYVLTFMETEESKKAFFQTMSSVFTMLDEKEEKLQDTFALKVEPFRLEFNTSDEETIRALEMRFKKDRGFDFNVQKRLYPNQKNELTIEQTKQIDNELLNVTPDEMFYDLVKDKDYEIYKLLGYTKEEEKVLLKEKSGKEITELIIQKYPIEIIRKYMVIKDAIKMQKFSGFKPITLATNIKKDSSFVFLQKLSQLPGVDVGVEPIRFYPYGEFASSVIGYVGSIDGGQKEKYEERGYDISTDLIGKSGIESAFEDRLKGSKGGNTVKVNNYGRKTDELFKLESVPGHNIQLSLDKNLQNVAEQALEDKMKFLRANMHREYGLNTANATRAAVIVQDVNNGKILAMVSNPGFNPNDMAIPGRMSPEIVKKYFAPNLEEFGNQYIKDRGLSMTLDQLFPLVDKKNPKDKRRNDPYDIYPKATYNYATMGAVPPGSTYKPFTAAAGLESGVIDVNTKILDQGIFNKHEDLKNYTGACEIYSERRGSHGNIDLQEALAVSCNYYFYEIGYRIYKEFGLDGLAEYSWKFGLGKDPKSKTKSTTGIEIAEDTRGQVYNYESFKNLVSSLSAEPLVEILESGRSSRGNVFKPLPIRKNDEDTKDVAESKAVIKTLVKEELLKDYKLAEVTSLMSKFKPEMTKAIKNYISKLPQEEKDQYKDTDIEAMVISITSFIYYDKRGELTTGAEVINASIGQGMNSFTPLQLNNAVATLVNGGTRYKTTLIDKITDSDGKILEETKPQVTEELNLKQSTVDAIKEGMRKVDETGTATSVFRDFPIITGGKTGTATYRANGEQEKVGRSAYGVYVGFAPFDKPEIAVTVIVYDGGHGYYGADVVKAVYEEYFRDRILAERPSYTFMYDYTLKESKSLLELDEEK, from the coding sequence ATGAAAAGTAAAAAACAAATGAATAGATACACATCTTTAACCATGGTAATGATAATTATATTTTCAGGTCTTTTATCTAGACTTGCTTATTTGCAAATTATAAAATATGAAGATAATAAAGAACAAGCTAATAATCAATCTGTTAGGTTATTGTCAGAATCTGCACCAAGAGGGCATATTCTTTCAAATGATGGTACAAAACTTGCAACAAGTGTTCAAAGTTATGTATTGACTTTTATGGAAACAGAAGAAAGTAAAAAGGCCTTTTTTCAAACTATGTCTAGTGTTTTTACAATGTTAGATGAAAAGGAAGAAAAGCTTCAAGATACATTTGCTTTAAAGGTTGAACCTTTTAGACTTGAATTTAATACTAGTGATGAAGAAACAATAAGGGCACTAGAGATGAGATTTAAAAAAGATAGAGGGTTTGACTTTAATGTACAAAAAAGGTTATATCCAAATCAAAAAAATGAACTTACAATAGAACAGACTAAACAAATAGATAATGAACTTCTAAATGTTACTCCAGATGAAATGTTCTATGATTTAGTAAAGGATAAAGACTACGAGATATATAAGCTTTTAGGATATACCAAAGAAGAAGAAAAGGTTCTATTAAAAGAAAAGTCTGGTAAAGAGATAACAGAACTAATTATACAAAAGTATCCTATTGAAATTATAAGAAAGTATATGGTAATAAAAGATGCTATTAAGATGCAAAAGTTTTCAGGATTTAAACCTATAACTTTAGCTACAAATATAAAAAAAGATTCATCTTTTGTGTTTTTACAAAAACTAAGTCAACTTCCAGGAGTTGATGTTGGAGTTGAGCCTATACGCTTTTATCCTTATGGAGAATTTGCTTCGTCTGTAATAGGATATGTTGGGTCAATAGATGGAGGACAAAAGGAAAAATACGAGGAAAGAGGATATGATATATCCACAGATTTAATTGGTAAATCTGGCATAGAATCTGCATTTGAAGATAGGCTTAAAGGATCTAAAGGTGGAAATACGGTTAAGGTTAATAATTATGGTAGAAAAACAGATGAATTATTTAAATTAGAATCTGTTCCAGGGCATAACATCCAACTAAGTCTTGATAAAAATCTACAAAATGTTGCAGAACAAGCATTAGAAGATAAAATGAAATTTTTAAGAGCTAATATGCACCGTGAATATGGTCTTAACACAGCTAATGCTACAAGAGCAGCTGTTATAGTTCAAGATGTTAATAATGGTAAGATTTTAGCGATGGTAAGTAATCCTGGATTTAATCCTAATGATATGGCTATACCTGGGAGAATGAGTCCTGAAATAGTTAAAAAGTATTTTGCTCCAAACCTTGAGGAATTCGGTAATCAATATATTAAAGATAGAGGTCTTAGCATGACATTAGATCAGTTATTTCCACTAGTAGATAAAAAAAACCCTAAGGACAAAAGACGGAACGATCCTTATGATATATATCCTAAGGCTACATATAATTATGCCACGATGGGAGCTGTACCACCGGGATCTACATACAAACCTTTTACTGCAGCTGCAGGACTTGAGTCTGGAGTAATAGATGTTAATACGAAAATACTAGATCAGGGAATATTTAACAAACATGAAGATCTTAAAAATTATACTGGGGCCTGTGAGATATATTCTGAGCGACGTGGATCTCACGGAAATATAGATTTACAAGAAGCATTAGCTGTATCCTGTAACTATTACTTTTATGAGATTGGATATAGAATATATAAAGAATTTGGGTTAGACGGTCTTGCAGAATATTCTTGGAAGTTTGGACTTGGAAAAGACCCTAAAAGTAAAACAAAATCTACAACAGGTATAGAAATAGCAGAAGACACTAGAGGTCAGGTTTATAACTATGAATCTTTTAAAAACTTAGTATCATCTCTTTCAGCAGAGCCCTTAGTTGAGATATTAGAAAGTGGAAGATCATCAAGAGGAAATGTATTTAAACCACTACCTATAAGGAAAAATGATGAAGATACAAAAGATGTGGCAGAATCAAAGGCAGTTATAAAAACATTAGTTAAAGAAGAACTTCTTAAAGATTATAAACTAGCAGAAGTTACTTCTCTTATGTCAAAGTTTAAACCAGAAATGACAAAAGCAATAAAAAATTATATTTCAAAACTTCCACAAGAAGAAAAAGATCAATATAAAGATACAGATATAGAGGCTATGGTTATATCCATAACATCTTTTATATATTATGATAAAAGAGGAGAACTTACAACAGGAGCAGAAGTAATTAATGCATCTATAGGTCAAGGGATGAACTCTTTTACACCTCTTCAACTTAATAATGCTGTTGCAACATTAGTAAATGGAGGAACTAGGTATAAAACAACACTTATAGATAAAATTACGGATAGTGACGGCAAGATTTTAGAAGAAACTAAGCCACAAGTAACAGAAGAGTTAAATCTTAAACAAAGTACAGTTGATGCAATAAAAGAGGGTATGAGAAAAGTTGATGAAACTGGAACAGCTACATCTGTATTTAGAGACTTTCCAATAATTACTGGAGGTAAAACTGGTACTGCAACTTATAGAGCTAACGGAGAACAAGAAAAGGTTGGCCGTTCAGCTTACGGAGTTTATGTAGGATTTGCTCCATTTGATAAACCGGAAATAGCCGTAACCGTAATTGTATATGATGGTGGTCATGGATATTATGGAGCAGATGTAGTAAAAGCTGTTTATGAAGAATACTTTAGAGATAGAATATTAGCAGAAAGACCAAGCTATACATTTATGTACGATTACACATTAAAAGAATCAAAATCCTTATTAGAATTGGATGAAGAAAAGTAA
- the rodA gene encoding rod shape-determining protein RodA — MLKKLKLDYRYIKELDFGILIGSIVVLLYGALNIYTVTRGKVGIYYLKLQLIWLVLGLVTTYIILLVDYTIIKKFTSIIYWGSVSMLLLTRIIGSTVNGAQGWISLGNRAIQPAEFAKLGMIMMLAKKLDEMDGNINDVKNFFTLCFYALIPMLLIVVQPDMGMAMVCFFIVLGIFFTMGLNIKVILGGIMGIASSIAILWNSKLMKAYWKRRLISFLSPESDALGAGLQATRSKIGIGSGGIVGTGMGLKTGSTSYVSQFVPEAHTDFIFAALGEQWGFVGAILLLFLYAIIIYRAINIARTSKDIFGSVICVGVVSVFLFSILQNIGMTVGIMPITGITLPLMSYGGSSVLTNYIAIGLILNIGMRRKKINF, encoded by the coding sequence ATGCTAAAAAAATTAAAATTAGATTATAGATATATAAAGGAATTAGATTTTGGGATTTTAATAGGATCTATAGTAGTATTATTATATGGAGCCTTAAACATATATACAGTTACAAGAGGGAAGGTAGGTATCTATTATCTAAAACTTCAACTTATATGGCTGGTACTCGGGCTTGTAACGACTTACATAATATTATTAGTAGACTATACCATAATAAAAAAATTTACATCAATCATTTATTGGGGATCTGTGTCTATGCTTTTATTAACTAGAATAATCGGAAGTACTGTAAATGGAGCACAAGGTTGGATATCACTTGGAAATAGAGCTATTCAACCTGCTGAATTTGCAAAGCTTGGTATGATAATGATGCTAGCTAAAAAGTTAGATGAAATGGATGGCAATATAAATGATGTTAAGAACTTTTTTACGTTATGCTTTTATGCATTAATTCCTATGCTGCTTATTGTGGTTCAGCCAGATATGGGTATGGCTATGGTTTGCTTTTTCATTGTACTTGGTATATTTTTTACCATGGGTTTAAATATAAAAGTAATATTAGGCGGTATTATGGGAATTGCATCATCTATAGCTATACTTTGGAATTCTAAGCTTATGAAAGCTTATTGGAAAAGAAGACTAATTTCATTTTTAAGTCCTGAATCAGATGCGCTTGGAGCAGGTCTACAGGCCACTAGATCTAAAATAGGTATAGGATCTGGAGGTATTGTTGGTACAGGTATGGGCCTTAAAACTGGCTCAACTAGCTATGTTTCACAGTTTGTACCAGAAGCTCATACGGATTTTATATTTGCAGCTCTTGGCGAGCAATGGGGATTTGTTGGTGCGATATTGCTACTATTTTTATATGCAATAATAATTTATAGAGCTATTAATATAGCTAGAACCTCAAAGGATATATTTGGATCTGTAATTTGTGTAGGGGTAGTATCAGTATTTTTGTTTTCTATACTCCAAAACATAGGTATGACAGTGGGTATAATGCCTATTACAGGAATAACGCTTCCTCTTATGAGCTATGGTGGAAGCTCTGTATTAACTAATTATATTGCTATAGGTTTAATATTAAATATAGGTATGAGAAGAAAGAAAATAAACTTTTAA
- the minD gene encoding septum site-determining protein MinD — protein sequence MGEAIVITSGKGGVGKTTTTANIGTALAAMGKKVVAIDGDTGLRNLDVLMGLENRIVFTILDIFEDRCRLKQALIKDKRFPNLFLLPTAQTRDKGDIKPGQMLSLVNELKEEFDYVIIDSPAGIEQGFENAIIGADRAIIIVNPEITSVRDADRVIGKLDSKGIEKHHIIINRLNYEMTKSGDMLDVNDIVETLSVKLLGVVPDDRSITISTNKGEPIVLDEKAISGKAFINIAKRITGEEVPLLNLGVEQSGFLNTLKNLFKKN from the coding sequence ATGGGAGAAGCTATAGTAATAACTTCAGGAAAAGGTGGGGTAGGAAAAACTACTACCACAGCGAATATAGGAACAGCATTAGCGGCTATGGGTAAGAAGGTAGTGGCAATTGATGGTGATACAGGTCTTAGGAATCTTGATGTTTTAATGGGATTAGAAAATAGAATTGTTTTTACCATATTGGATATTTTTGAGGATAGATGTAGATTAAAACAAGCTCTTATAAAAGACAAGAGGTTTCCAAATCTATTTTTACTTCCAACTGCTCAAACTAGAGATAAAGGAGATATTAAACCAGGTCAAATGCTAAGTCTTGTAAATGAATTAAAAGAAGAATTTGATTATGTAATAATAGATAGCCCAGCTGGTATAGAGCAAGGATTTGAAAATGCAATTATAGGAGCAGATAGAGCTATAATAATAGTTAATCCTGAAATAACTTCAGTAAGGGATGCAGATAGGGTTATTGGTAAACTTGATTCAAAAGGTATTGAAAAACACCATATAATAATTAATAGATTAAATTATGAAATGACAAAGAGTGGTGATATGCTTGATGTAAATGATATAGTAGAGACCTTATCGGTAAAGTTACTAGGGGTAGTTCCTGATGATAGAAGTATAACAATATCTACAAATAAGGGTGAACCTATAGTTCTTGATGAAAAAGCTATTTCAGGAAAAGCCTTTATAAATATAGCAAAGAGAATAACTGGAGAAGAAGTTCCACTATTAAATTTAGGTGTAGAACAGTCAGGCTTTTTAAATACACTAAAGAATCTTTTTAAAAAAAATTAG
- a CDS encoding M23 family metallopeptidase — MSNYNSQYESYYEKISKKRKDTPIYNGYGNKYSGYNGYDNKYKEDSDGIALFSGEYFIKRIIRDLLGTAFLFVFVLTCKLIQTPNSKAVYAYSKEMVSTDFDYKTKISYLKGIDIKELKEEIEDKSEDIMSKLFKKENIKDKIKEEFEVPLKGEITSGFSIRKDPFTGEKKNHTGIDIDCKEGTEIKTIYKGRVKELGEDESYGKYVAIDHGDGIESKYAHLKEYNLEKDQVLEKGDIIGQSGNTGKSTAPHLHFEFSYMGQYKDPLRYFDKELFKN; from the coding sequence ATGAGTAATTATAATTCTCAGTATGAAAGCTATTATGAAAAGATCTCAAAAAAGAGAAAGGATACTCCAATTTATAATGGCTATGGTAATAAATATAGTGGATATAATGGCTATGACAATAAATATAAAGAAGATAGCGATGGGATAGCTTTATTTAGCGGAGAATATTTTATAAAAAGAATCATAAGGGACCTTTTAGGTACAGCCTTTTTATTTGTATTTGTTTTAACCTGTAAATTAATACAAACTCCAAATTCAAAAGCTGTTTATGCATACTCTAAAGAAATGGTATCTACTGATTTTGATTACAAAACTAAAATTAGTTATTTAAAAGGTATAGACATAAAGGAACTAAAAGAGGAAATAGAAGATAAAAGTGAAGATATAATGTCAAAACTTTTCAAAAAAGAAAATATAAAAGATAAGATTAAAGAAGAGTTTGAAGTACCTTTAAAGGGAGAAATAACCTCTGGGTTTAGTATTAGAAAAGATCCATTTACAGGAGAAAAGAAAAATCATACAGGTATAGATATAGACTGTAAAGAAGGCACCGAGATTAAAACTATATATAAAGGAAGGGTTAAGGAACTAGGGGAGGATGAATCTTATGGTAAATATGTAGCTATTGATCATGGAGATGGTATTGAAAGCAAGTATGCTCATTTAAAGGAATATAACTTAGAAAAAGATCAAGTATTAGAAAAGGGGGATATCATAGGTCAAAGTGGAAATACAGGAAAATCCACAGCTCCACACCTCCATTTTGAATTTTCTTATATGGGGCAATACAAAGATCCTTTGAGGTATTTTGATAAAGAATTGTTTAAAAATTAA
- the mgsA gene encoding methylglyoxal synthase — MKIALIAHDKMKDDIIDFIKRYKDVFREHELYATGTTGRLINEILNLKVHRFLSGPLGGDQQVGAKIAEGNMDLVIFFRDPLTSQPHEPDVTGLLRLCDVHCIPVATNLGTAEVMIKALKNRVDI, encoded by the coding sequence ATGAAAATAGCACTTATTGCTCATGATAAAATGAAAGATGATATTATAGATTTTATAAAAAGGTATAAAGACGTATTTAGAGAGCATGAGCTTTATGCAACAGGTACTACGGGAAGACTTATAAATGAAATCTTAAATTTAAAAGTTCATCGGTTTTTATCAGGACCTTTAGGAGGAGATCAACAAGTAGGAGCTAAAATTGCTGAAGGCAATATGGATTTAGTTATTTTCTTTAGAGATCCTCTAACATCACAACCACATGAACCAGATGTAACTGGGCTTTTAAGACTATGCGATGTGCATTGTATTCCTGTGGCAACTAATCTTGGCACAGCCGAGGTAATGATTAAAGCTTTAAAAAACAGAGTAGATATATAA
- the mreD gene encoding rod shape-determining protein MreD, producing the protein MKRVILILISLLLFIIDNTFMPFLEVNGVYPSLLIIFALSYSIINGYYEAILIGVFAGLLQDIYFFNGFGINALSNMCICLIAAKIGENIFKEKSLAPIISIFMLSILKGGIIFVILFILNIKINYFNIPFVALYNMIITTFVYNKIYSFSAKPYMKNYKDF; encoded by the coding sequence ATGAAAAGAGTCATATTAATACTTATAAGTTTACTTCTTTTTATCATAGATAATACATTTATGCCATTTTTGGAGGTTAATGGAGTATACCCAAGTCTACTTATAATTTTTGCATTAAGTTATTCTATAATTAATGGATATTATGAGGCTATTTTAATTGGAGTTTTTGCTGGCTTATTGCAAGATATATATTTTTTCAATGGTTTTGGAATAAATGCTCTTTCTAATATGTGCATATGTTTGATAGCTGCTAAAATTGGTGAAAATATATTTAAAGAGAAGTCACTTGCACCGATTATATCTATTTTTATGTTATCTATATTAAAGGGTGGTATTATATTTGTAATTTTGTTTATTTTAAATATAAAGATAAATTATTTTAACATACCTTTTGTAGCGTTATATAACATGATTATTACTACGTTTGTTTATAATAAGATATATAGTTTTAGTGCAAAGCCCTATATGAAAAACTATAAAGATTTTTGA
- a CDS encoding TIGR03960 family B12-binding radical SAM protein, which produces MKRITDDILYRVEKPARYIGGELNSVYKDKENIDIRFAFCFPDVYEVGMSHLGSRILYHVLNEREDTYCERAYAPWPDMEGLMRENNIPLYALETKDSLSEFHMLGFTLQYEMSYTNILNMLNMSNITIRASKRGEDEPIIMAGGPCAYNPEPLYDIVDFFEIGEGEEIMNEVLDVYKKYKGKGNKKGFLREISKIRGVYVPSLYDVTYNEDNTIKEFKPKYEDVPSSIKKRFITNYDKVSYPKEIIVPYTEIVHDRVIVETFRGCTNGCRFCQAGMIYRPVREKSTETLLKDIDALLKATGYSEVSLSSLSICDYSDIQNLIFSVIEKYKEQNVSVSLPSIRIDSFSVDLIKEIQKVRKTGLTFAPEAGSQRMRDVINKGVTEKKVLEATRSAFEAGWSAIKLYFMIGLPYETIEDVQDIAKLSDKVAAQYFLVPKDVRKKGLRVTSSTSIFVPKPFTPFQWAPQSKMEDVVEKIKAVKYAITSKAVVYNYHESLVSYMEAIFARGDRRICDVLIKSFEMGSKFDGWSEYFSFDRWQEALKECGVLGEFYAYRDRNYDEVLPWDFIDIGVNKSYLIEENEKAKNTELTPNCRLKCTGCGVNVNFKEGKCFEGALSN; this is translated from the coding sequence ATGAAAAGAATTACAGATGATATTTTATATAGAGTAGAAAAACCTGCTAGATATATTGGCGGAGAACTTAATTCTGTTTATAAGGACAAAGAAAACATAGATATAAGATTTGCTTTTTGTTTTCCTGATGTCTATGAGGTTGGTATGTCACACCTTGGTAGCAGAATACTTTATCATGTACTAAATGAGAGAGAAGATACTTACTGTGAGAGGGCCTACGCACCATGGCCTGATATGGAAGGGCTTATGAGGGAAAATAATATCCCGTTATACGCATTAGAAACAAAGGATTCTTTAAGTGAATTTCACATGCTTGGATTTACTCTTCAATATGAAATGAGTTATACAAACATTTTAAATATGCTTAATATGTCCAATATAACAATAAGAGCATCCAAAAGAGGTGAAGATGAGCCTATAATTATGGCTGGTGGACCCTGTGCTTATAATCCAGAGCCTCTTTATGATATAGTAGACTTCTTTGAAATTGGAGAAGGCGAAGAGATAATGAATGAGGTTTTAGATGTTTATAAAAAGTATAAAGGAAAAGGAAATAAAAAAGGATTCTTAAGAGAGATATCAAAGATAAGGGGGGTATACGTACCTTCCTTATATGATGTTACCTATAACGAAGATAATACTATAAAAGAATTTAAACCAAAGTATGAAGATGTACCTTCAAGTATTAAGAAAAGATTTATAACAAACTATGATAAGGTTAGTTATCCAAAAGAAATCATAGTTCCTTATACTGAAATAGTTCATGATAGAGTTATAGTTGAGACTTTTAGGGGATGTACTAATGGATGTAGATTTTGCCAGGCTGGTATGATTTATAGACCAGTTAGAGAAAAGTCTACAGAAACGCTTTTAAAGGATATAGATGCTTTGTTAAAAGCTACAGGTTATAGTGAAGTTTCGTTAAGTTCTTTAAGTATATGCGATTACTCAGATATACAAAATTTAATATTTAGTGTTATAGAAAAGTATAAAGAGCAAAATGTTTCAGTTTCACTTCCATCTATAAGGATAGACTCTTTTTCTGTAGATTTAATTAAAGAAATCCAAAAGGTAAGAAAAACTGGGCTTACATTTGCCCCTGAGGCCGGATCCCAAAGGATGAGGGATGTAATAAATAAAGGGGTTACTGAAAAGAAGGTTCTAGAAGCCACAAGAAGTGCATTTGAAGCAGGGTGGTCTGCTATTAAGTTATACTTTATGATAGGTCTACCTTATGAAACTATAGAGGATGTACAAGATATTGCAAAGTTATCAGATAAGGTTGCAGCTCAATACTTTTTGGTGCCTAAAGATGTAAGGAAAAAAGGGCTTAGAGTTACTTCAAGTACTTCAATATTTGTACCAAAACCTTTTACACCTTTCCAGTGGGCTCCTCAAAGCAAGATGGAAGATGTGGTAGAAAAGATTAAAGCCGTAAAGTATGCTATAACTAGTAAAGCAGTGGTTTATAATTATCATGAATCCTTAGTGTCTTATATGGAGGCTATATTTGCAAGAGGTGATAGAAGAATTTGTGATGTGTTAATTAAATCCTTTGAAATGGGTTCGAAATTTGATGGATGGTCTGAATACTTTAGTTTTGATAGATGGCAAGAAGCGTTGAAAGAATGTGGCGTATTAGGTGAGTTTTATGCATATAGAGATAGAAATTATGATGAGGTATTACCTTGGGATTTCATCGATATTGGGGTAAACAAATCTTACTTAATAGAAGAAAATGAAAAGGCTAAAAACACAGAACTTACACCAAATTGTAGACTTAAGTGTACGGGTTGTGGGGTAAATGTTAATTTTAAAGAAGGGAAGTGCTTTGAAGGTGCGTTATCTAATTAA